The DNA sequence TCCTGCGGTCTCAACACAGTTGGTATTCTTGAAAATGCACTCATAAACTATGATATTTCCTTAATGGCATTTTTTACTTTTTCAGTCATCGCATCAGTAAAGTCCCACACGTTGTGCGCATACCTCAAATGAATCTTGAACATAGGAAGTATGTCCTCAGCTCTCCCCTCTTCAAGAACATAAGAGCATTGATAGCCCAGATCTGAACATTTGCATTGATATTTTGCCATAAGAGAATATGCTATCTAGGTTTAAAAAGATGTCAGGCTAAAGTTGAAATGCTAAAAAATAAGGAACATTATTTATTCTGGAGCCTTGAGAAAACTTGGAAATTTCCTCAATATAACTATCTCTCCAACTGCCCTTATCCACCTGTAGGGTATGCTTATTGCTGACCCACCCTCTACGAGCTGAGGATTTGGCGATTCAACATAAAGACCGTAAATGTTTTGTTGCTCTAGATCGAGTATTAAATCGGAAACGTCCCCCACTAAAATACCTTTGTCCGTATAAACAGGCAAGCCAAATAGTTCAGTCACTTCTGTCATCATAGTACAGAGTAAACATTTATTAAGATATAAATTAAACGGTCATGTCTATGTCGGACATCAATATATTTATTCTGTGATAGCGTAAAAGAAGTAGATTAAAATATTAGCAATAATTAATAATCCGAATGTGAATTTAAGGAATTATTCAAGACGTTTAAATTCCGTGAAAGGTGCGAAATTCAGTTTAAAAATAGAACGAGAAAGAATTCACTAAATAATTAACTTCTTACAAGAAATTATGTAAAATATGCAAACAGCAGATAACCACATATCAATTGCACATGCGCTGTGGGCAGGAAGTGGATATGAAATTAGAGGACCAGATACATATAACCTTCCTGCTTTCTTTTAATTATTTCCTTCAGACTCGCGGGAACATAAACTACGCCTTCTGCAAGTTCATCTTTTTCTATGTTTCTAGCCTGCATCGATGTTCCGCATGCTACAACTTGAACTTTTTTATTTTCAAGCATGCTTCTTATTCTATTCTTTTGAGTCGTCGCTGCAATTCCTCCGTTAAGATATACTACCTCAACAAGTTCCGTTTCTGGCATTTCTGACAGATGTTCAGCGGCAGTTATGGACATAGGTATCTTATCTTCTGAATCTACGGATAAAATTATTTTCATACTAGTCACGCCATTTCCAATCATAATAAGTAATCGCGGTTATTTAAAGGATTTTTTATTGTAGAGCTGAAATTATGTATAATTTTATCAATTATTGGTATGGATATCATCAATTGCAAATTTAAGAGGAATTATGAATTCATTCCAGGCCTCAAGAAGGGGCTGAACTCATGCGTAAGAATAGCATAATAGTGTAATGATAATGTCTAACAGGACCTCCATATATTCACAATAGCGATAACTGTCGGGTCTTCCATGTAGCGTTGTTTAAAAGTAAACGAATCTGCAACGGTGTGTTACCGCCTCGCTGAATTGTGATCCCAGAATACATAGAATTGATGTTGATCTTTACTTTTTGGTCCCTTAAGCATCCCATCAAAGTCTCTCCTAAAGTAAAATTTAATATTTTCATTTACGCTAGCTTATGTTATGCACATAGAACATTCTCCACCAAAACCCTATAGACGTTCTAAAAAGACGGGAACGAAGGGGTGCTAATGGAATGAGCAAATATATAGATAATCTAAGCCTATTAGCGATGGGATTCGCATTTGCATCTATTTGCACAGGTGCGTTTGGGAGCGTAATTTTATCTGCATACGGATCAACAATGGAAAACACATTCTTTATTTTCGGCATTTTCTTTTTTCTAATATTTTCACTTGCAGCGGTCATACTCCATAATATGAAGGATTCTAACGAGTCAAAGGAGCAAAAAGGAAAAGAGAAAAACCATGGAGAAATATGAGGAATAATGTACTGGAGCAGTCGGTTAAAATGGGAACGAAGAACAACCAGAATTTCGTTCAGCTTCCCTTCGATACATTGATCCATCAGATCATCTTGTCGGCTTTAGATCATATTTCCTGCAGAGATCTGCGACGGATATGGTACTGCTCATCCCCTCCAGGACGATCTTCCCATTCTTAGGTGTGTATACTCTGTTTTCTGCCATTTACGAGGCATGAAACAACATGGACATAATTAATTTCGTATTTTATTCAGAGATGCGTGAAACATTTCAATCTGGATCACTTTTATTCCGGCGAAAATGCACAAAAATCAACCGGCGATTACAACATGCTTTTCACATACATGTTCCTGAATCTTCTTTCACTGTATCTTCACTTCCAGATTCTGAACATGATCGATTGGAAATACAGTGTGAGGGATGTTTTTCTCATACTGTCAAGAATCAAGATCTAAAGGATGGAGAAAGGAGACATTATGAGCGAGGCACCAAAAAAAAGCGAAAGACCTTGTGGCGGATCTGAAGATTGATCTTGACATGTTATGTAAAAAAGCTTGAATTAAGGTTTAAATTTACGTTAACCCTGGATCGTTTATCACTGATGGTGTACTGAATTTGCAGTTAAACTGAGTACGCCCACAGAGGGTTATTGTTATCGTTTTCAGGAACACAAAATGCGAGAGGGCTGTGTTCCACTGTTGTTTTAAGCGAATAATTCACTAACTTTTTATTGTAAAATTCTATTCATAATTCTTTACCTCAAGTAAAGCTAATATAGACACAGGCAATTATATTTCATATGGTTAAAAAGGTTAAGATTAGTTCAAAAGGGCAGATCACACTTCCTAAAGATTTGAGGGATAAATACCACCTGAGCTATGGAGATAGCGTTATTGTATCATATTCTGAAGAAGGCATTGTTATCAGACATGCGAAGGGTACTTTGAGAGGGATATTAAAAGGCAAGGTGGACAGTGAAGGATTCGAGAAAGACATTAAAGCCCTAAGAAAAGAGTGGAAGTTGTGAAAAACTTCATAATAGATACAGTTGGGCTAGTTAGATATTTAGAGGATAATTTGCCAAGTCCTGCATCTGATATATTTTCTCTAGCCGAAATGGGAGAGGCTTCTATTCTGGTACCGCAGATAGTGATGGGAGAATTCATTTATATTGCGATGAAAGGGAGGCTAAGATTGGCCGATCCGAGGGGTGCTGTCAAGCAAGTCCTAGATGAACTGAGAGGGACATCTTTTATATTCCAATCCAGTTTTCCAGAAGATGGATGGGATGTTTTTCTGTCTCTCGGTATTCCCGAACTACATGACAGGTTAATTGCCGCAGAGGCAATGACTCGAAGTTTATCACTCATTTCGAACGATCCTGTATTTCGAAAAGTACACGGTCTCGAGGTAATTTGGGAGTAAGATTTAAACAATTTAATATAAATATGCGGAGGGCCGGATTCGAACCGGCGGATCCCTACGGAAACAGATCTTGAGTCTGTCGCCTTTAACCTGGCTCGGCAACCTCCGCTTACCCCGTTAACGCCTTTACATTTAATTTTAGTATGTT is a window from the Thermoplasmatales archaeon genome containing:
- a CDS encoding DUF1059 domain-containing protein, whose translation is MAKYQCKCSDLGYQCSYVLEEGRAEDILPMFKIHLRYAHNVWDFTDAMTEKVKNAIKEIS
- a CDS encoding PRC-barrel domain-containing protein; this translates as MMTEVTELFGLPVYTDKGILVGDVSDLILDLEQQNIYGLYVESPNPQLVEGGSAISIPYRWIRAVGEIVILRKFPSFLKAPE
- a CDS encoding DsrE family protein, which encodes MKIILSVDSEDKIPMSITAAEHLSEMPETELVEVVYLNGGIAATTQKNRIRSMLENKKVQVVACGTSMQARNIEKDELAEGVVYVPASLKEIIKRKQEGYMYLVL
- a CDS encoding AbrB/MazE/SpoVT family DNA-binding domain-containing protein; amino-acid sequence: MVKKVKISSKGQITLPKDLRDKYHLSYGDSVIVSYSEEGIVIRHAKGTLRGILKGKVDSEGFEKDIKALRKEWKL
- a CDS encoding PIN domain-containing protein; this translates as MKNFIIDTVGLVRYLEDNLPSPASDIFSLAEMGEASILVPQIVMGEFIYIAMKGRLRLADPRGAVKQVLDELRGTSFIFQSSFPEDGWDVFLSLGIPELHDRLIAAEAMTRSLSLISNDPVFRKVHGLEVIWE